A region of Streptomyces sp. NBC_01267 DNA encodes the following proteins:
- a CDS encoding M23 family metallopeptidase: MASNNPAPETLYFPNDDALGFGGDDGGTFDEWNPTEDSVRPVRGKHRVAKQRNGLARSSTVLGVGVIAAVGAGGMASAQSKPPVSISLPDLPQSVKDKLPEAESLPGVGALISDLGGHSSDNGGDSSDNGGTATVTHASLVTGKGGADAGEALRARILQQAEQQQGAAEDEAKAAAEKAAAEKAAAEAAKKQEEADAKEKAAKKKAEAEAKAKAEKERLAKLAASYSLPVSSYTLTSRFGDGGSMWSSGHHTGLDFAAPTGTPIKAVHSGTVKSAGWAGSYGYRTVITLDDGTELWFCHQSSMSVSAGQKVSTGEVIGRVGATGNVTGPHVHLEVRPGGGDPIDPMTWLASKGLHA, translated from the coding sequence GTGGCGTCCAACAACCCTGCCCCCGAAACGCTGTACTTCCCGAATGACGATGCTCTCGGGTTCGGTGGTGACGACGGCGGGACCTTCGACGAATGGAACCCCACCGAGGATTCCGTCCGGCCGGTCCGCGGCAAGCACCGGGTGGCGAAGCAGCGCAACGGTCTCGCCCGCAGCTCGACGGTTCTCGGCGTCGGCGTGATCGCGGCGGTCGGCGCGGGCGGCATGGCCAGCGCGCAGAGCAAGCCGCCGGTCTCGATATCCCTCCCCGACCTCCCGCAGTCCGTCAAGGACAAGCTCCCGGAGGCCGAGTCGCTGCCCGGCGTGGGTGCGCTGATCTCCGACCTCGGCGGCCACTCGTCGGACAACGGCGGCGACTCGTCGGACAACGGCGGTACGGCCACCGTCACCCACGCGTCGCTCGTCACCGGCAAGGGCGGCGCCGATGCCGGTGAAGCGCTCCGCGCACGCATCCTCCAGCAGGCCGAACAGCAGCAGGGCGCGGCCGAGGACGAGGCCAAGGCGGCAGCCGAGAAGGCAGCCGCGGAGAAGGCTGCGGCCGAGGCCGCGAAGAAGCAGGAAGAGGCGGACGCCAAGGAGAAGGCCGCCAAGAAGAAGGCCGAGGCGGAGGCCAAGGCCAAGGCCGAGAAGGAACGGCTCGCGAAGCTGGCCGCCAGTTACTCGCTCCCCGTCTCCTCGTACACCCTCACCTCGCGCTTCGGTGACGGCGGCTCGATGTGGTCCTCCGGTCACCACACCGGCCTCGACTTCGCGGCCCCCACCGGCACCCCGATCAAGGCTGTCCACAGCGGCACGGTCAAGTCGGCGGGCTGGGCCGGGTCGTACGGCTACCGCACGGTCATCACGCTCGACGACGGTACCGAGCTGTGGTTCTGCCACCAGTCCTCGATGTCCGTCAGTGCCGGCCAGAAGGTCAGCACCGGCGAGGTCATCGGTCGCGTCGGCGCCACCGGCAATGTCACCGGCCCGCATGTGCACCTCGAGGTCCGCCCCGGCGGCGGCGACCCGATCGACCCGATGACCTGGCTCGCGAGCAAGGGCCTGCACGCCTGA
- the trmB gene encoding tRNA (guanosine(46)-N7)-methyltransferase TrmB, whose amino-acid sequence MNPSPESSPAPAAEPSAPRRAKGEPRFPGGPAADPAGSHHERRIRSFQPRRSRVTTGQGDALQRLWPKWGLDIDGREILDLGAMFDGLPVVLEIGFGMGEATAQMAAADPATGILATDVHTPGQGNLLRLAERDGLSNIRVANGDAIILLREMLEPDALAGLRVYFPDPWPKSRHHKRRLIQPEFLDLAATRLAPGAVLHCATDWEPYAEQMLDVLTAHPAFENTEADGGYAPRPAFRPLTRFEGQGLEKGHVVHDLLFRRGARKS is encoded by the coding sequence CTGAACCCCAGCCCCGAGTCCTCCCCGGCACCCGCCGCAGAGCCCTCAGCGCCCCGCCGCGCCAAGGGTGAGCCGCGCTTCCCGGGCGGACCCGCCGCCGACCCGGCGGGCTCGCACCACGAGCGCCGGATCCGTAGCTTCCAGCCCCGCCGCAGCCGGGTCACGACCGGACAGGGCGATGCCCTGCAACGGTTGTGGCCGAAGTGGGGCCTGGACATCGACGGCCGGGAGATCCTCGACCTCGGTGCGATGTTCGACGGACTTCCCGTCGTACTGGAGATCGGCTTCGGGATGGGTGAGGCGACCGCGCAGATGGCCGCCGCCGACCCGGCCACCGGAATCCTCGCCACCGATGTGCACACCCCTGGTCAGGGCAATCTGCTCCGTCTCGCGGAACGGGACGGCCTGTCCAACATCCGGGTGGCCAACGGCGACGCGATCATCCTGCTCCGCGAGATGCTGGAGCCCGACGCGCTCGCCGGACTGCGGGTGTACTTCCCCGACCCGTGGCCCAAGAGCCGCCACCACAAACGGCGGCTGATCCAGCCCGAGTTCCTTGACCTGGCCGCTACCCGGCTCGCTCCCGGCGCCGTACTGCACTGTGCGACCGACTGGGAGCCGTATGCCGAGCAGATGCTGGACGTGCTCACCGCGCACCCCGCGTTCGAGAACACCGAGGCGGACGGCGGCTATGCGCCGAGGCCCGCTTTCCGGCCGCTGACCCGGTTCGAGGGGCAGGGGCTCGAAAAGGGCCATGTCGTGCACGACCTGCTGTTCCGCCGCGGCGCCCGGAAGAGTTGA
- the lhgO gene encoding L-2-hydroxyglutarate oxidase, whose translation MSFANSHGRGGSGGYDRGTGSGRGGSGAYSGGFDCDVLVVGGGIVGLSTAYALTRSAPGTRVVVLEKEQRTARHQTGRNSGVIHSGIYYRPGSLKARFAVRGAAEMTEFCAEQSLPHEVTGKLIVATGREELPRLHALAQRGRENGIPVRELGPAQIAEYEPEVRGLAAIRVATTGIADYGAVAARLAELSGADIRCGAEVVRISRRPEGVAVATADGSVVRARALVNCAGLHCDRIARLAGDDPGMRIVPFRGEYYTLARPGLVRGLVYPVPDPAFPFLGVHLTRGVDGGVHVGPNAVPALAREGYGWGTVRPGELGTTLAWPGSWRIARRHWRYGAGELHRSLSKRAFTEAVRRLLPSVEERDLRRAPAGVRAQAVLRDGTLVDDFLIRESPRTVHVLNAPSPAATAALPIGREVARRALASVGVRA comes from the coding sequence ATGTCTTTCGCGAACAGCCACGGCCGCGGCGGCAGCGGCGGATACGACCGCGGGACGGGGTCCGGCCGCGGCGGCAGCGGTGCGTACAGCGGCGGCTTCGACTGCGATGTGCTCGTCGTCGGGGGCGGGATCGTGGGCCTGTCGACGGCCTATGCGCTGACCCGGTCCGCGCCGGGCACCCGGGTGGTGGTCCTGGAGAAGGAGCAGCGCACCGCCCGCCACCAGACCGGCCGGAACAGCGGCGTGATCCATAGCGGGATCTACTACCGACCGGGCTCACTGAAGGCCCGGTTCGCGGTGCGCGGCGCGGCCGAGATGACGGAGTTCTGCGCGGAGCAGTCCCTGCCCCACGAGGTGACCGGCAAACTGATCGTCGCCACCGGGCGGGAAGAGCTGCCCCGGTTGCACGCCCTGGCCCAGCGCGGCAGGGAGAACGGCATTCCGGTGCGGGAGCTGGGTCCCGCACAGATCGCCGAGTACGAACCCGAGGTCCGGGGCCTGGCCGCGATCCGGGTCGCCACCACGGGGATCGCGGACTACGGGGCGGTGGCCGCCCGGCTCGCGGAGCTGTCCGGCGCGGACATCCGCTGCGGCGCCGAGGTGGTGCGGATCTCCCGGCGCCCGGAAGGCGTCGCGGTCGCCACGGCGGACGGTTCGGTCGTCCGGGCCCGGGCCCTGGTGAACTGCGCGGGGCTGCACTGCGACCGGATCGCCCGGCTCGCGGGCGACGACCCGGGCATGCGGATCGTGCCCTTCCGCGGGGAGTACTACACGCTGGCCCGCCCCGGTCTGGTGCGCGGTCTGGTCTACCCGGTGCCCGACCCCGCCTTCCCTTTCCTCGGCGTCCATCTGACGCGGGGAGTCGACGGCGGTGTGCACGTCGGTCCGAACGCGGTACCGGCGCTGGCCCGCGAGGGGTACGGCTGGGGGACCGTGCGCCCCGGCGAGCTGGGCACCACGCTCGCCTGGCCCGGCTCCTGGCGGATAGCCCGGCGGCACTGGCGGTACGGGGCGGGCGAGCTGCACCGCTCGCTGTCGAAGCGGGCGTTCACCGAGGCGGTGCGGCGGCTGCTGCCGTCCGTCGAGGAGCGGGATCTGCGCCGGGCGCCCGCCGGGGTGCGGGCACAGGCGGTGCTCAGGGACGGCACGCTGGTCGACGACTTCCTGATCCGGGAGTCGCCGCGCACGGTCCATGTGCTGAACGCGCCGTCACCGGCCGCGACGGCCGCACTGCCGATCGGCCGCGAGGTCGCCCGGCGGGCGCTGGCCTCGGTGGGGGTCCGGGCCTGA
- a CDS encoding DEAD/DEAH box helicase: MSNSSSDHAVMPENDEIVADAEAVVVEVEEALVEAVVAEDTATDTVVETTDADTTDADTEAAATDEPAEAVTEDEAEPAEPTVTFGSLGLPDGIVRKLAQNGVTAPFPIQAATIPDALAGKDILGRGRTGSGKTLSFGLPLLSALSGGHTEKKKPRGIILTPTRELAMQVADALQPYGDVLGLKMKVVCGGTSMSNQIYALERGVDVLVATPGRLRDIINRGACSLAAVQVAVLDEADQMSDLGFLPEVTELLDQIPGGGQRMLFSATMENEIGTLVKRYLTDPVSHEVDSAQGNVSTMSHHVLVVKPKDKAPVTAAIAARKGRTIIFVRTQLGADRIAEQLVESGVKADALHGGMTQGARTRVLEDFKKGYVNALVATDVAARGIHVDGIDLVLNVDPAGDHKDYLHRSGRTARAGKSGVVVSLSLPHQRRQIFRLMEDAGVDAARHIVQGAGVFEPEVAEITGARSLTEVQADSANNAAKQAEREAKELTRELERIQRRATELREEADRLVARAARERGEDPEAAVAELAAATEAELAAAAVPAQPRAEQREERRDDRGSFGRRDDRGGDRGGYRGGDRGGDRGGFQRRDDRGGDRGGFQRRDDRPSGDRGGFRRDDRPSGGFRGGERRDNDRPSGDRGGFQRRDDRPSGDRGGFRRDDRPSGGFRGGERRDNDRPSGDRGGFQRRDDRPSGDRGGFQRRDDRPTGGHRGSDRPFNRDRRDDRPTGGFRSGGADRPTGRRDDHRTTGTGTGTGSFGRRDDKPRWKRNS; the protein is encoded by the coding sequence ATGTCCAATTCCAGTTCTGACCACGCCGTCATGCCCGAGAACGACGAGATCGTCGCCGACGCCGAGGCTGTCGTGGTCGAGGTCGAAGAGGCCCTCGTCGAGGCCGTAGTGGCCGAAGACACCGCCACCGACACCGTCGTCGAGACCACCGACGCCGACACCACCGACGCCGACACCGAGGCTGCCGCCACGGACGAGCCCGCCGAGGCCGTCACCGAGGACGAGGCCGAGCCCGCCGAGCCGACCGTGACCTTCGGGTCCCTCGGTCTCCCCGACGGCATCGTCCGCAAGCTCGCCCAGAACGGCGTCACCGCGCCCTTCCCGATCCAGGCCGCGACCATCCCGGACGCCCTGGCCGGCAAGGACATCCTGGGCCGCGGCCGTACCGGCTCCGGCAAGACCCTCTCCTTCGGACTCCCGCTGCTGTCCGCCCTCTCCGGCGGCCACACCGAGAAGAAGAAGCCGCGCGGCATCATCCTCACCCCGACCCGTGAGCTCGCGATGCAGGTCGCGGACGCGCTCCAGCCGTACGGCGACGTGCTCGGCCTGAAGATGAAGGTCGTCTGCGGCGGTACGTCCATGTCCAACCAGATCTACGCCCTGGAGCGTGGCGTCGACGTACTCGTCGCCACCCCGGGCCGACTGCGCGACATCATCAACCGTGGCGCCTGCTCGCTCGCGGCCGTCCAGGTCGCCGTCCTCGACGAGGCCGACCAGATGTCCGACCTGGGCTTCCTGCCCGAGGTCACCGAGCTGCTCGACCAGATCCCCGGCGGCGGCCAGCGCATGCTCTTCTCCGCCACCATGGAGAACGAGATCGGCACGCTGGTCAAGCGTTACCTGACCGACCCGGTCAGCCACGAGGTCGACAGCGCCCAGGGCAACGTCTCGACCATGTCGCACCACGTCCTCGTCGTGAAGCCGAAGGACAAGGCGCCGGTCACGGCCGCGATCGCCGCCCGCAAGGGCCGCACGATCATCTTCGTCCGTACGCAGCTGGGCGCCGACCGTATCGCCGAGCAGCTCGTCGAGTCGGGCGTCAAGGCCGACGCCCTGCACGGCGGCATGACGCAGGGTGCCCGTACGCGCGTCCTGGAAGACTTCAAGAAGGGCTACGTCAACGCCCTCGTCGCCACCGACGTGGCCGCCCGCGGTATCCACGTCGACGGCATCGACCTGGTCCTGAACGTGGACCCGGCCGGTGACCACAAGGACTACCTGCACCGTTCGGGCCGTACCGCCCGTGCCGGCAAGTCCGGCGTCGTCGTGTCGCTGTCGCTGCCGCACCAGCGCCGTCAGATCTTCCGGCTGATGGAGGACGCGGGCGTCGACGCCGCGCGCCACATCGTCCAGGGGGCCGGGGTCTTCGAGCCCGAGGTCGCCGAGATCACCGGCGCCCGTTCGCTGACCGAGGTCCAGGCCGACTCCGCGAACAACGCCGCCAAGCAGGCGGAGCGCGAGGCCAAGGAGCTCACCCGCGAGCTGGAGCGCATCCAGCGCCGTGCCACGGAGCTGCGCGAGGAGGCCGACCGCCTGGTGGCGCGCGCGGCCCGTGAGCGTGGCGAGGACCCCGAGGCCGCTGTCGCCGAGCTGGCGGCTGCCACCGAGGCCGAGCTGGCCGCGGCGGCCGTACCGGCGCAGCCGAGGGCGGAGCAGCGCGAGGAGCGTCGCGACGACCGCGGCAGCTTCGGACGCCGTGACGACCGGGGCGGCGACCGTGGTGGATACCGCGGCGGCGACCGTGGTGGTGACCGCGGTGGCTTCCAGCGCCGTGACGACCGTGGTGGTGACCGTGGTGGTTTCCAGCGTCGTGACGACCGTCCGTCGGGTGACCGTGGTGGTTTCCGTCGTGATGACCGTCCGTCGGGTGGTTTCCGTGGTGGCGAGCGTCGTGACAACGACCGTCCGTCCGGTGACCGTGGTGGTTTCCAGCGTCGTGACGACCGTCCGTCGGGTGACCGTGGTGGTTTCCGTCGTGATGACCGTCCGTCGGGTGGTTTCCGTGGTGGCGAGCGTCGTGACAACGACCGTCCGTCCGGTGACCGTGGTGGTTTCCAGCGTCGTGACGACCGTCCGTCCGGTGACCGTGGTGGCTTCCAGCGCCGCGACGACCGCCCCACCGGCGGACACCGTGGCAGCGACCGTCCGTTCAACCGTGACCGCCGTGACGACCGGCCGACCGGCGGCTTCCGCTCCGGTGGCGCCGACCGTCCGACCGGCCGCCGTGACGACCACCGCACGACGGGTACGGGTACCGGCACCGGTTCCTTCGGCCGCCGTGACGACAAGCCCCGCTGGAAGCGCAACAGCTGA
- a CDS encoding metallopeptidase family protein has translation MLEMTREQFEELVAEALDRIPPELTRLMDNVAVFVEDEPAADDPELLGLYEGTPLTERGEWYAGVLPDRITVYRGPTLRMCASREEAVAETEITVVHEIAHHFGIDDQRLHALGYG, from the coding sequence GTGCTGGAGATGACGCGTGAGCAGTTCGAGGAATTGGTCGCCGAGGCGCTGGACCGCATCCCGCCGGAGCTGACGCGGCTGATGGACAACGTCGCGGTGTTCGTCGAGGACGAGCCCGCCGCCGACGACCCGGAACTGCTGGGGCTCTACGAGGGGACGCCGCTGACCGAACGCGGCGAGTGGTACGCGGGCGTCCTGCCGGACCGGATCACCGTCTACCGGGGGCCGACGCTGCGGATGTGCGCCTCGCGGGAGGAGGCGGTGGCGGAGACCGAGATCACGGTGGTGCACGAGATCGCCCACCACTTCGGGATCGACGACCAGCGGCTGCACGCGCTCGGGTACGGCTGA
- a CDS encoding PrsW family glutamic-type intramembrane protease: protein MYESSSPPGAIHPVVPAYEEQPRFDAVPPRAHWRYKPRKDFWRSKALRASAVIVLLALCGLLILSLVREQTGTEGFLVGLGLAVLPVPLLMAAFRWLDRVDPGPWSNLLFAFAWGACAAALVAIIANSFATHWIATATADPSSADTLGATVVAPVVEESAKAAAVLLIFLFRRRHFTGLVDGVVFAGFTATGFAFTENILYLGSAFGEDKSMGFSGVPSVTAATFFVRVVVAPFAHPLFTVLTGIGFGLSALATGRRRLRRYAPPLLGLVCAMGMHALWNSSSVFGTYGFYLVYGVFMVPVFGVVTWLAIWTRQRELRTISTELPAYAAAGWLAPEEPLALSSMRARAMARGFAARTGAAGTDPRGQHLNAQPNPYGQASPYGQPNPYAQPSSYVQPAPYAQPTPYATPSPAPYADPVPYANPAPHPSLVPYADPAHPPSPPSPYYPYVRPQPSAVAKARARAASRAVSEYEAFATTLAFLRHRARRGAVGPDFEAREQELLHHLWQRKEIAGPALLYAARATGRVRVAPPYPYYGSHHPYQR, encoded by the coding sequence GTGTACGAGTCGAGCTCGCCGCCCGGGGCGATCCATCCGGTGGTTCCGGCCTACGAGGAGCAGCCGCGCTTCGATGCCGTGCCGCCGCGTGCGCACTGGCGTTACAAGCCGCGCAAGGACTTCTGGCGCAGCAAGGCGCTGCGTGCCTCCGCGGTGATCGTGCTCCTCGCCCTCTGCGGCCTGTTGATCCTCTCGCTGGTACGCGAACAGACCGGCACCGAAGGCTTTCTGGTCGGCCTCGGCCTGGCCGTGCTGCCGGTGCCGCTGCTGATGGCCGCCTTCCGCTGGCTGGACCGGGTCGATCCGGGCCCCTGGAGCAATCTGCTCTTCGCGTTCGCCTGGGGGGCGTGCGCCGCCGCGCTCGTCGCGATCATCGCGAACTCCTTCGCGACCCACTGGATCGCGACCGCCACCGCCGACCCCAGCAGCGCGGACACCCTCGGAGCGACCGTGGTGGCGCCGGTCGTCGAGGAGAGCGCGAAGGCAGCGGCGGTTCTGCTGATCTTCCTCTTCCGAAGACGGCACTTCACCGGACTCGTCGACGGTGTGGTCTTCGCGGGCTTCACCGCGACCGGCTTCGCCTTCACCGAGAACATCCTCTATCTGGGCAGCGCCTTCGGCGAGGACAAGTCCATGGGCTTCTCCGGTGTGCCCTCGGTGACCGCGGCGACGTTCTTCGTCCGGGTCGTCGTGGCGCCCTTCGCACACCCGCTGTTCACGGTACTGACCGGCATCGGCTTCGGGCTCTCGGCGCTCGCCACCGGGCGCAGACGGCTGCGCAGATACGCACCGCCGCTGCTCGGCCTGGTCTGCGCCATGGGAATGCACGCCCTGTGGAACAGCTCGTCGGTCTTCGGCACCTACGGCTTCTACCTGGTCTACGGCGTGTTCATGGTGCCGGTCTTCGGGGTGGTCACCTGGCTGGCGATCTGGACCCGGCAGCGGGAGCTGCGCACGATATCGACGGAGCTGCCCGCGTACGCCGCGGCGGGCTGGCTGGCGCCGGAGGAACCCCTCGCGCTCTCGTCGATGCGGGCGCGCGCGATGGCGCGCGGCTTCGCGGCACGAACGGGCGCGGCGGGTACCGACCCCCGGGGCCAGCACCTCAACGCCCAGCCGAATCCGTACGGCCAAGCAAGTCCCTACGGCCAGCCGAACCCGTACGCCCAGCCGTCTTCGTACGTTCAACCGGCCCCGTACGCGCAGCCGACCCCGTACGCCACTCCGAGCCCGGCGCCCTACGCGGACCCCGTGCCGTACGCGAACCCGGCGCCCCACCCGAGCCTGGTGCCGTACGCGGACCCCGCGCACCCTCCATCGCCCCCGAGCCCCTACTACCCGTACGTACGACCGCAGCCGTCCGCCGTTGCGAAGGCGCGGGCCAGGGCCGCGTCCCGGGCCGTGTCCGAGTACGAGGCGTTCGCGACCACCCTGGCCTTTCTGCGGCACCGGGCCCGGCGCGGGGCGGTGGGCCCGGACTTCGAGGCACGCGAGCAGGAGCTGCTGCACCACCTCTGGCAGCGCAAGGAGATAGCCGGGCCCGCGCTGCTGTACGCGGCGCGGGCGACGGGCCGGGTACGGGTGGCGCCGCCGTATCCGTACTACGGCAGCCACCACCCGTACCAGCGCTGA
- a CDS encoding aldo/keto reductase, whose product MASLRELGSSGIQVFPLALGGNVFGWSADEAQSFDVLDAYAAAGGNFVDTADAYSAWVPGNEGGESETIIGNWLAARGNRSEVVVATKVGAHPQYKGLAPANIKAAAEESLRRLRTDHIDLYYTHFDDPAVPVEEIITALDQLVKDGKVRAIAASNITPERLEASLAFSEAEGLARYVALQPHYNLVSRDTYEGGLQDTAARHGLAAVPYFALASGFLTGKYRPGTEVDSVRVEKAGQHLGTERGIKVLAALDKVAAAHEAELATVALAWLAARPTVAAPIASARTVEQLPALTAVAELELTEAELAELTAASA is encoded by the coding sequence ATGGCTTCTCTACGTGAACTCGGCTCGTCCGGCATCCAGGTGTTCCCGCTCGCCCTCGGCGGCAATGTCTTCGGCTGGAGCGCCGACGAGGCGCAGTCCTTCGACGTGCTCGACGCCTATGCGGCGGCGGGCGGCAACTTCGTCGACACCGCGGACGCCTACTCCGCGTGGGTGCCGGGCAACGAGGGCGGCGAGTCCGAGACCATCATCGGCAACTGGCTGGCCGCGCGCGGGAACCGCTCCGAGGTCGTCGTCGCCACCAAGGTCGGTGCGCACCCGCAGTACAAGGGGCTCGCCCCCGCGAACATCAAGGCTGCGGCCGAGGAGTCGCTGCGCCGTCTGCGCACCGACCACATCGACCTCTACTACACCCACTTCGACGACCCGGCCGTCCCGGTCGAGGAGATCATCACCGCCCTCGACCAGCTGGTGAAGGACGGCAAGGTGCGCGCCATCGCCGCCTCCAACATCACGCCCGAGCGTCTCGAAGCCTCGCTGGCCTTCTCGGAGGCGGAGGGCCTGGCCCGGTACGTCGCCCTCCAGCCGCACTACAACCTGGTCTCCCGCGACACCTACGAGGGCGGGCTCCAGGACACCGCCGCCCGCCACGGCCTGGCCGCCGTGCCGTACTTCGCGCTGGCGTCCGGCTTCCTCACCGGCAAGTACCGGCCCGGTACGGAGGTCGACAGCGTGCGGGTGGAGAAGGCGGGCCAGCACCTCGGGACCGAGCGGGGGATCAAGGTCCTGGCCGCGCTGGACAAGGTCGCGGCGGCGCACGAGGCCGAGCTCGCGACCGTCGCGCTGGCCTGGCTGGCCGCGCGGCCGACCGTCGCCGCGCCGATCGCGTCGGCCCGTACGGTCGAGCAGCTGCCCGCGCTGACCGCGGTGGCCGAACTGGAGCTCACCGAGGCCGAGTTGGCGGAGCTGACGGCGGCCTCCGCCTGA
- a CDS encoding PP2C family protein-serine/threonine phosphatase — MGQRESRGRARRFLRVLPAVLIVGGVLFDVLTPPTFTAAPFFAAAPVMAAPFFSFRGTLVTGVIAVAGIAGLRATNGTETTGTSITEQVTVVTVAAIALLINRVIQRSGEQLASARVVAETAQRAVLPVPSERIGGLHIAARYEAAQAGTFIGGDLFAVQDTPYGVRLVVGDVRGKGLGAVEAVAVVIGAFREAAEQEATIEEVAQRLERALTREGVRREGLDAFEGFTTAALAEIPRGRQDLIRLLNRGHPEPLLLYVDGSLDVLAPGDPALPLGLSDLAAWPDRADESPFPPGATLLMYTDGLSEARNTEGVFYDPQERLRGRVFPGPEELLTALSDDVRLHTGGHSTDDMALLAVERPMEGQPDRRRMMGIVRAAGHNP; from the coding sequence GTGGGGCAGCGAGAAAGCAGGGGCAGAGCGCGCCGGTTCCTCCGGGTGCTGCCCGCCGTGCTGATCGTCGGCGGGGTGCTCTTCGATGTGCTGACCCCGCCGACCTTCACCGCCGCCCCGTTCTTCGCCGCCGCTCCGGTGATGGCCGCCCCGTTCTTCTCGTTCCGGGGCACGCTGGTGACCGGGGTGATCGCGGTCGCGGGCATCGCGGGGCTGCGCGCGACCAACGGCACCGAGACCACCGGAACATCCATCACCGAGCAGGTCACCGTCGTCACGGTGGCTGCCATCGCCCTCCTCATCAACCGGGTCATCCAGCGCAGCGGCGAGCAGCTGGCGTCGGCGCGGGTCGTCGCCGAGACCGCCCAGCGGGCTGTGCTGCCGGTGCCCTCCGAGCGGATCGGCGGGCTGCACATCGCGGCCCGGTACGAGGCGGCGCAGGCCGGGACCTTCATCGGCGGGGACCTCTTCGCCGTACAGGACACGCCGTACGGGGTCCGGCTGGTGGTGGGTGACGTCCGGGGCAAGGGACTGGGTGCGGTCGAGGCCGTGGCCGTGGTGATCGGCGCGTTCCGGGAGGCCGCCGAGCAGGAGGCCACGATCGAGGAGGTCGCCCAGCGCCTGGAGCGCGCGCTGACCCGCGAAGGGGTGCGCCGGGAGGGGCTCGACGCCTTCGAAGGGTTCACCACGGCGGCGCTCGCCGAGATCCCGCGTGGCCGGCAGGACCTGATCCGGCTGCTGAACCGGGGCCACCCCGAGCCGCTGCTGCTGTACGTGGACGGCAGCCTCGACGTACTCGCGCCGGGCGACCCCGCGCTGCCGCTGGGACTGTCGGATCTGGCGGCCTGGCCGGACCGGGCGGACGAGTCGCCGTTCCCGCCGGGGGCCACGCTGCTGATGTACACCGACGGGCTCTCCGAGGCGCGGAACACCGAGGGGGTCTTCTACGACCCGCAGGAGCGGCTGCGCGGCCGGGTCTTCCCCGGGCCCGAGGAGCTGCTGACGGCGCTGTCCGACGACGTACGGCTGCACACGGGCGGGCACTCCACGGACGACATGGCGCTGCTCGCGGTGGAGCGTCCGATGGAGGGGCAGCCGGACCGGCGGCGGATGATGGGGATCGTGCGAGCTGCCGGACACAATCCGTAG